GGGGTCGTGAAGGACATTGGTATGTTTTACACCCCATGTTTCCCCTGCTCCTAATTGTCCTTTTATGAAATGCACATGGAATCAAAGAGGAACAGTGCTGCACTAGAGGTACTCATGCAAATTACAATTGCCATTTGCAGCTGCGTGCAGCCCACGATAGGGGGAATCAACCTGCCCAACATTTAACAGGAACCTGACAAGCCATTGGCAGCTGGCAGCTCCAGTTCCCCTCCTTCCCATGCTGGGCCAGACCTTCCCATCCCACCATCATACTGAAGGGTTTAGCCAGTGCAACAGGCTAGATGAAGCGTCCATGCCAAAGCCAGTGAGGAGATAGGCCTTGTAGGGATGCCTGTGCCCAATTGTACGCTCAGAGAAAGGCAAAGAAAGCTGCTGCTTAGCACCAAAAGCAGCCAGGACAGGTCAGCACCCTTTACTCTACGGTGTCACTTCTTTCCAGCTGGAATGAAAGACTCTGGCTTCAGCACTCCGGCTAGTGCCAAGAGCTCAACCCCATTTCTGACACCCTTGCCCTACAAGGCCACATTGGGGGTAGGGAGAATCCATTGAGTGTTTTGCCAACACTCAATACTAActagaactacacctctaccccaatataatgcgacccgatataacacgaattcggatataatgcggtaaagtagtgctccggggggggggggggggggtgtgcacactccggtggacaaagcaagttcgatataacgcagtttcacctataacacggtaagattttttggctcccgaggacagcgttatatcgaggtagagatgtattcATCACCATCTGCAGTTTTTAACCCTCCGGTTCCATACAATAAAAACTGCCCCAGCCAGGTTTCTCCATTACCTTGTTAGTCTGTGGACTGGTCAgctgagcagcagccagtgcttTAGATTTCTGTCCCACATCACTGAGGAAACTGGCCCACAGAGCAtcctctttcttctttttctcctcctcctccgctctgcctcctttCACCTGCCTTAGACTGTCGGCCTCCTCTTTCTCCTCACTGTCGCTTTGTTGATCCTTCGATTCCTCTCTTTCCCCTAGCACTAACAAGAGGCCTCCTCTCTTCCTTTTCCTGGGAACAGATGACAACAGAAATGCTGAGATAGGGCAAAGCCCCACCAGTAGAAACATGAGCATGGGTGAAGTGACTTAACGATTCTGTATTTAAAGACTGCTGGATTCTAACCATGAGGCTTCCATTTACCTTTAAGGGGAGACACTGAGCTGGAACCTCACACTGGTCAGAAAGTTGAAGGGCAAGATTCAGAGAATCTCTTTAAATGCTCCATTATATGGCAAAAGCTCATGCTACAAAGGCTGGTGGGGATGGAGAACTTGGGTAAGGAAGTAAgcgttctagagcagtggttctcaacccggggtatgcgtacccctggaagtatgcagagatcttccagggagtacatcaactcatctagagatttgcctagttttacagcaggctacataaaaagcactagtgaagtcagtactaactaaaatttcacacagacaatgacttatttaCACTGCTCTCTATACTATACgctaaaatgtaagtacaatatttatgttccaactgatttcttttataattatatggcaaacattagaaagtcagcaatttttcagtaatagtatcctgtgacacttttgtatttttacatctgattttgtaagcaagtagtttttaaggtgaaacttggggtacggaagataaatcagcctcctgaaaggtgtacagtagtctggaaaggatgAGAGCCGCTGTTCTAGAGGAAAGAGCCTGGACCTGGAAGTCAGGaactgggctctattcctggctctgacactgacttccaGCGTGACCTAGGGCAAATCATCTAACCTCTGTCTCCAACGTCTGTCTGCAGAACAGAGATAATGCTCTTTGAGAATCTTCCCTTATAATTTTGGCACTTTTTGTACTGTCTTTGCAGGTAACCTTTAATACTAACCAAAGAGAAAAGCTTAAACTACACCGCATTTTCATGACTGAAGTGAGGGAGGGTGATTGCCGCTGACTCCAGTGGCTTAGCAATGAAGCCACTGACAGACCCGTTATGATCCCATTAAGATGGGGTGGATTTGGCATTTACCTGCACACAGTGCCTTTGGAactttttttgcctttttctttgtACGGTTTCTCCTCGTCCTCGTCTTCCTTGACCAACTCGCTCACGTCATCTTCGCTGTACTCCCCACCTGGAACCACACAGCAGCAGGACCCACAATCACCcaagaaacaaaggaaaacaaGGACGCTTCTGCTCTTGCTACAGGAAAAAATGGTTTCAAACAACCCATTTGCCAAAATTAGAATCGTAAGTATGTGGCACATCCAAGTCTTGCCAGTGGAACCTTCTCCTCTGCCTGCCCACAGAAAGCATGCTGGTGAAACAAGCTATAGGCATACTGCGTTCAAAGGTTCAAAGCAGTCAGGCTTCAGAGGGAAGTGCTCAATTCTATCATGCCACTTGTTTGTCTTTTCCACCTGTCAGGACTTGTCTTTTAGACTCTGCCATTTactatgtttgcacagcacctagcatagtGGGGTCTCAGCCTGGTTGGCCTATGTGACAGTCAATGTCCAGACACACCAAGGGGAGACCAGAAAGTTTAAATCCCAAATATAAGCCATTAAACCAACTGGTTGTATACTTCGTTGTCGTATTATATAAATACATCAAGTAAGATCTCTTAtaaaagcttgtaatgttctaaCTTAATAGTCATTATTAGATATGTAAACAGACCATGGTGATGaatttatatatttatgtatatagaAAACTGGGCTCATAAGCTTCAGTTACAAATCACAGCAGGGTGGCGTAGCAGACAAGCGGGGAGAGGCACCGCCCAAACAAGTTGTTTACATTAAACCATCTGTAAATACCCATTCATTATCCAGCCCAGGAAAAGACAAGGATGGACCATTTGAGTTAATGGAAAGACAATGAGACATCCCCAGGTATCATGTCAAGAGGGAATTTCCCCATGAATCAACCATAATctaagggcatatctacactacaaaattaagttgacctaatttacatcagcatacagcCGCTGCCGTAATTACATCGGTTGTGCGTGCCTACACTTTGCTCATTGTGTTGGCGGTGCACATCCCCACCAGGAGCACGTATATCAATTGTACTGTCAcaatgtggggcattgtgggacagcttctgaaagcgagtaacagtcgatgtaagcaacacagtgtctacacggacactgtcgacctaactacatcaaccttgACTCTATGTCTCTCATGGAGGAGTTAAGTCAGTGTAGCAGGGCAGTTACGTCGGCGGGAgtaaaattttagtgtagacacttccagagttaggtcgatgtaaacTGCCTttgttgacctaactgtgtagtgtagaccagacccgggataattaaaaaaggaaaaagccttttaaaaagagGCTTGGAGGGGAGGCTGATCATCTAGAAACTGAGGGACAGCTTCTTGACAGAAAGCTACCCATGGACACGAGATTCCCCCCTACAGCTTAGTGGGAGTGCCAGAAAGCTGTTAAAAGAcaataggtaacttgtattagacAAGGGATTTTATCCAATAGAAAAGTATAAAGCCTGAGGGTTGCATctatatgtttattttctttgtaatttaTGCATGTCTGCTTTCCCTTACTAGTTCATCTTGGAGTCTGTaggttttctattaaataaacttttggtttaattttatcccatgcaggttctggtgtgcaaactgtgtggagtgTATACACCAAAATCAACTGATAACTGGAGGGCTGTTTTCACACCGTTGGAACTGATGAACCACAGGAGAATGGTCTGAGCAGCTGGTAATTaagaactcatggaagatggatttggggagactccaggtgttggggtcaccctaccAGAAGTAACTAGACTGGTGAGGACCAAGGTGAGACCATATGCTTGTGGGCTGGCTGTATAACGTCAGGGATCTGAACCATAGCCGCACTGCACCAAGGCACCTCCAAgttacagggcagggggtgaCAGACATCTTACCAGTGTGGTAAAACATCAGCCtattaggtgctaccacaatataaatgctGATGCACATGGAGACTAGTTCACCTTGGAGTTGCAGGTGATGCTCTGCACGCTGTCTGCAGATCTCATTATGGGCGTACACCCTCACTCTGCACAATCtgagcttttgtttttaaaaaagctaactTTCTAGCCACTATGGTAGCCAAGAAATCCTTCCAGATGTGAACCAAGTGTaatgatgcagttataccagcctGAGTCCGCAGACAGACTGCCTCTATTGGTGCTCAGAACTTCCTTGCAACTGCAGAATGAAACTGACTCATAGAGGCTATTCAGAATGCCCTGGGCAACAGTgaaaactgactagaaacaagCCAATTTCACTTTGAAGCTGCTCTGGAGAGTTATGGCCAGCAGCAAAGAGAGGCCCCGAAGGCAGTAACTGGAGGAGGACTCAAAAATCTGAGGCTGGCCAAGAACAGAGCAACAGACTGACACCCTTTGCAGCAGCCAGGAGTCCAGCTGGCCCTCCTGGGCCACCAGCAAGTGCTCTGAGCATGTGGCCAGCTGAGGCCCAGTGTACCCTAAaacaggctggctggctgactgGAGGCACAGCTCACACCGCGCACTGTGGCAGGGCTCATATGGCTCCTTGAACACAATGAGCTAattgcctcctttgtaaagcgctctgGGACTACCCACGAGAAGGTCTGGATAAGAGCTAAGTTATTGTTATTACTCCAGCAAAAGCCGCACTCGGGCCCCCCCGGCACAGCCACCCCACCATCACAGcctcccactgcccctccccctgccatcaTAGCCCCccaatgcccctcccccaccactacagcccccccatgcccctcccctgccagcgcAGCTCCCCACACCTCTCCCTCGGCCATCATAGCtcccaatgccccccccccacttctccctctcccatcaTAGCCCCccaatgcccctcccccaccagcacagccccccccccccaacgccgGGACGCTGTGCGCGGAGGTTCCCCGCCCCACCTGAGGGCACATAGTCCTCGTCCTCGGCGGAGGAATACTCCTCCGAGCCCGACATGCTGCCGGTTCCAAGCCAGCCGCTCAAGCCGCCAGCCGGCACCAGAGAGACGTGGCAAAGCGGCCTAGAGCGCCCTCCGCGATTCGCGCCTGAGCTACAGAATCAAAGGAGGTTGGCTAGAGCGCCTGTTGGTGCTCGCGTCCGTGGGGGAGGTACCATAGAGCCACGCATTGGGAGGCTTAGAGCGCCCTATTGCGACAGGAGACACCATAGAGCTATGAGCTGAGAGGCTAGAGCGTCCCCCGTGATCTCTGCGCGAGCCATAGAGGAACTAACCAGCCCTCACCTCATTGAGGGGAACCAGAAGGGAACGTAAGGAACATCCGGCGCTACCTGGAAGCGGAAATGGCTTTTCCGCTGTGCGGCGCTTTCTGTCCGAAAGAAGCACCAGGCTGCGGCTGGGACCAATACGTCCTAGCATGCattgcgctccccccaccccctcccgatAGGTACTGTACATCCTATGGGACTCGTCAGCCGTAACAGCTGTGCACTTTGCTGTGAGCCAgatgcctgggttctgtgcccagctctgtcGCTGACTCGCTGCGAGGCTATGGGCAGGTGACTTTGCCTCTCCACTCCTGTTTCCGTTGGGGATAATGTCACTGGCCCACTTGCTAGAGGGGCCTGAGGCTGGATTAGCTATTGTCTATGCAGTTGCTGCTCGGCAAGAGCTGCACCATTCAGACAATCTGTTTCCAAGCTGTGATTGTACAAATGCTCGAAGGCTGATAACACACACAGGGCCCCCGCGCCATCCATCTCCGCTGCTACCCTATGTTCCTTTATTGCCTTAAAAATAGGTGGCCAGTTAATTACCTGCCCTGCCCTACCCTCCTCCCCTTGCAgcactggggctcaggctttCAGAGCGAAGTCACTGCACGGGGGTGGCCAGGCCTTGGGCTGAGAGGCGCGGTGAGCCCGGGTCCCCCGCAGCAGCTATACGCTCACGTCTGCAGTGGAGGGAGGCGCCGGTCAAAGCTGGAGGAGCCGCGGGGGCCAGGTCTGCGGACGGTGCCTGCAGCCTGAGGCCCCACGTGGACAATCGGCTCTGTAGCGCCCGCTACGGTCCTAGTGCCGCCCTCTTCCTCCCGGCCAAGGGGACCCTGCACTCCCCGAGCACGGAGCAGCTTCTGACGCACAGAGAAAGGCGGCTGGAGCCGGGTGCGTGGCGCCCTCCTCCCGCAGGGGGCGCACTTGCGAGAGTGTCAGGGCAGGGCGGGAGGCATGTCCGAGCGGCGTCCCGCCCCTCTAGGCACAGTGGGGTGATGGGCGGAGGTCCTTGTCTGTCATGGTGAGAGCCGGGACCCGAGGAGCGAGCCGCGGTGCGATTGGAGCACAGAGCCGTCTGTTCCGCCGGGGCGGGGTGACGGATTCCGGGAGGCGATAGGCAATCTCAGGTGCGGCGCTGAGGCTGCTGCGTGCCTTTAATGGCGGCGGCATGGAAAGTGGCGAGCCGGGCGCGGgcgggctcctgcagcagatctTGAGCCTGCGTCTAGTACCGCGGGTGGGCAACGGCACCCTGTACACCACCCCGCTGGTCAGCTTCCCAGGTACCAggccggccccgcccctttccgGGTCCCCCTTCGCCCAGCCCCTCGGGGACCCCGGCCCCCTTCCCGGTCCCATGCTCCGGTTCCCCTTCGGAACCTGGTTCCCGGCCCGGTCTTTCGGGACCCCGATCACGTCTATTCTCCGGTCCCGTTCTTCGGGACCGCAAACCCGGCCCCGATTCATTTTCCGAGCCCGTCCTTCCGGGACCCCGAGCCCGCCCTATTTTCCGGCCGCCGCAGCTCCCGCCCCCATCCCTTCTCCGGACCCGACCCTCCCCGCCCTATGTTTCAGGACAGCCTCCCGCTACGCCCACATCCGCCGCAGACCCAGCCCTTCTTCTCCGGGGCCCACCCCCCCCCTGGACCTGCCCCCATCCGCCCAGGACCGCCCCCGGGCACGTTCCCCTCTTCATCAGTCTGGATGCTCTGGTCACATTCTCTCCTCTTTACTCTTTGTCTGAACTAAGCAGTCCCTGGCTCTAGAATCACTCCTGGCCTTTCAGAGTTTTCATTGCATGACTCCAAGCCCCCGCTGCTGTCTGCTCTTTAAGAAAGGGTGACAAGAACTGAGCAAATCTAATTGAGTCGGTGCTGAAATCATCTGCCGGAGCCTGCCCCTGCCACTGA
This region of Emys orbicularis isolate rEmyOrb1 chromosome 14 unlocalized genomic scaffold, rEmyOrb1.hap1 SUPER_14_unloc_1, whole genome shotgun sequence genomic DNA includes:
- the CFDP1 gene encoding craniofacial development protein 1 isoform X2; amino-acid sequence: MSGSEEYSSAEDEDYVPSGGEYSEDDVSELVKEDEDEEKPYKEKGKKSSKGTVCRKRKRGGLLLVLGEREESKDQQSDSEEKEEADSLRQVKGGRAEEEEKKKKEDALWASFLSDVGQKSKALAAAQLTSPQTNKTTEEKSSSKLQEEAKEPEKPKDMAKVTITKVFDFAGEEVRVTKEVDAASKEAKSFLKQQEKEKPQPVAPASLPTVSGYIDRKAFLERVDHRQFEIERDIRLSKTKP